The DNA segment ACAGTACCTCACGGCGTGCATCGATGAAGCGATGCGAATGCACCCACCTAACCCTTCGACTCTACCACGGTTTGTCCCGGAAGGTGGGGAGGTCATTGAAGGCCAATGGGTACCAGGTGGGATTGCTGTCGGCGTGCATCAACTATCGGCTGGGCTCGCAGGTTGGAACTTTGCCAAAGCAAAGGAGTATCATCCCGAACGATGGCTTGATGTGTCACCTGGTTCGCAATTTGAACGACAGGACAAAGCTTCTGTACAGCCCTTTTCATATGGACCTAGAAGCTGCGTTGGCATTAAGTAAGTCACGACAAGCAACACGATACTCGCCCCACACAAGACACTGACTTCAGATAGCCTCGCATATGCGGAGATGCGCCTAGTCTTGGCAAAGCTTTTGTTTACGTTCAATCTGGAGTCGACCACTGATGCTGAAGGCTGGACTTCACGACAGAAGAATTATTTGACTTGGGAACAAATCCCTTTGATGATTAAGTTGAGCCTCAGGACGTGAGATATGTGGATTGCCTGCTTGACCGGGATTCTGCTCGGCGGCACATgcagcgacgatggcaaTCAATCTTCCCCGGCAGGCTTCAGGTGGACTGATACTCGAGTCGGAGACCATATCTCCGCTACAACATTACACGTGCGGAAGATATCAAAATTGACAATTATGCATCGCCGTCTGTCTGAACTGGCACATCCTCGGAGCGTTGATGACGTCGCATCGAGGTCGTGCCACCCTTGCGACTTGCGCTACGGGCCCATGCTGCATGTGCGCATACGCGATGTATACGACAGCCGCCGGCTCTTGACTTTGATGTGGCTAAGCTGTGCCAGCCTGACTGTGATCTGCTCCAGGAcaagcttcttgcctttTTTACTACTTCCGGAAGGACAGTCCCAGACAAACACCTGACCAATACAATGCTCTCCATCAAGCACGAGGTGTTCCAAGTTTCGGCGAGGTACGAACACCACCTCATGGTTGCAAGAGAAGCTTCCAACATGTCGCATCGCAAACTAAGCAAACCATGCTTTTGAACAACATGAGGGCTGTAGTGCTGGCAGCATGCGGCATACTCCTGCTACTACGCGTAGTCAGTTCCTTCGTCAAGAAGTATCGACAATCCATCAAGGCCAAAGAACTAGGATGCGAACCACCATCAGTAGAGCCAACATCATGGCCACTcggcatcgacatcgtcaGAAATATGATGAAAGCCGACAAAGAACAACGAACGCCCGATCTCATCGTTGAGCGTTTCAACAGAATGAAGAGGTATACGTTCTTGGTCAAAGTTCTCGGGCAGTCGAATATTATCACTGCGGACCCGGACAACATCAAAGCAATCTTGGCTACGCAGTTCAATGACTTTCGTATGGGACGAGCACGAGAGGAGAATTTGAAACTGGTGCTTGGTCGCAGTATTTTTACTGTAGATGGTGAGGTCTGATCACA comes from the Cercospora beticola chromosome 4, complete sequence genome and includes:
- a CDS encoding uncharacterized protein (antiSMASH:Cluster_4~SMCOG1034:cytochrome P450); translated protein: MGARAKTIRWWQFSIYYGFDEIVSRLAPAALTGSRKEHMKMLAGKVQRRLKDTTDRKDFMSYILDNKMEPLSVSELIIMASAFIVAGSGTSARALAATIYFLCQNPEKLYLASDEVRKVFSSEDDITIRDTASLQYLTACIDEAMRMHPPNPSTLPRFVPEGGEVIEGQWVPGGIAVGVHQLSAGLAGWNFAKAKEYHPERWLDVSPGSQFERQDKASVQPFSYGPRSCVGINLAYAEMRLVLAKLLFTFNLESTTDAEGWTSRQKNYLTWEQIPLMIKLSLRT